Part of the Xiphophorus couchianus chromosome 8, X_couchianus-1.0, whole genome shotgun sequence genome is shown below.
CGGCTGCATGCTGTCCGTCAATGGTCTTTAGCTAGGCAGAAAAACACcagaacattatttttatgtggTGAAGCCTTTCTAATAAAGctccaaaacaattaaaagcacCAAGAAGCCAAAGATGTTGAAAACACGGTAGCGAAGAAAGAAATGCAGCCGTTTTCACACATGAACACCAGAGTTCTAGAGAATGTTCTGGCAGGTTTTGATTTAGACATTTTCTGTTAGGAACACTCTAGAAATGTGGTGGAATGGCAGAACACAACGCAAAAATACACTGAGGAAATCAGTGTATTTTTACACTCAGTGCTTTACTACAGCTCCTTCCTGGCAAAAAGGAAGCAGAGATCAACAAATCAGGAGAGCAGAAAGGAGATTGAAGCAGCCATTTTGTACTGGAAGCACGCTGGCTAACTTGCAGTAAACACTCTGCGAGATCTGCCATCTCACCCGCTGACATTCCAGACATTCAACTCAAACGAAAAATGTCTTGCAGGCGTCCAAAGCGGACGTTGTGGAAATTCATTGACACATATTTCACCAATCAGGAACATCTCTAGAACATTTAAGTGCACGTGTGAAAATGGCTCTGGGGCACATCTGCAAGGGAACGCAACACAGTTAACACATCAATATCTATGTTACAAATAGCACCTTCCGTTCATTAGCACCCCTGGAGAAGATGTGGAgaacatatattttattgcacTGATATgaaattgtaacaaaaaaatctaaccgttgatttaattgtattttagtGCAGAAAATATACtgataaaatgtcttttaaacaaGTAGAACTAATAATCACCCTTGTCTATGGGCCTATTTCTTTAAACTACTctgcaaaatggaaaagaacACAACATTTCatgtcaataaataaataaataaataaatagatgactCCTCAAAGTCCATCGTCCAGGTGGGTTTTCATGAATATGTTTAGTGGAGGACACTCTGGGCAACTTTCTGTTTCAAACATCTGGGCATTATAAATTCCTTCACATTGTAAATAAAGCAATACAAAATGCagccacaaaaacaacacagaatcGGTTTATCGGACAATAAAAGCACCGCATCATCTCTCAAATCTACTGTAAATATCAGATTTGTCAGATGAGCATctttgattttatgaaaaacaattatttttttctttcagatgaaGCCCACCTGTTTTCGTGCCTCAGCAAACCGGGTGGAGTCCTCCACTGTTGACTCAGATCTGACCAAACTAGCCGGACTGCTGATGGTGCAGCTGGGAGCGGTGACCCCCACTTGCTCATCTGGCATCTTAGCAAACCTCTGTTCGAACACTCCCTTCAAGCATCCATAAGCAAGCATGAAATGGAGagaattactaaaaaaaataatacagtatTATAATTCGCAACACACCTGAAGCTTTCTGGCCATGCCGACCACAGTGTGATGGGAGGGGTTGTACTTGTAGCAATTGGAAAAAATTAAGCGGATATCTGCAGCGAACTGCTGCGCGTCCTGGTACTctcctccatccatctttttctGCAGATGAACAGAAATCCTTTAAGTGATGCCAAGATTACACTTCAATCcacataaaggtaaaaaaaaaagtagctctACTTTCACAGTGCTGAGATCCATTGGGTATTTGATGATGTCGTGGTAATCGTGAATCCCCAGAGCTTTAGCGTCTACAGGCCTGTAGAATGGCCAGGCGTAGGCGGAATGTTTTTTCGACAGCATCTCCTTTAGGATGTTGCTGCAGTACTTCAGCTGCTCCCTCAGTCCTCCATGTTCTGTGTTTGGGTTTGGAATGTCCCTTGCTTCAAAGTCGCTCTTGGTAGGAGTGGTTGCTCGGCCCGTGCCTTCAGGCCTCATCCTTTTTTCTGAAAGGAGCAGCAAAGggtattcacacctcttgaaATTTTTAGATTGTGTCAAACTACAAtgcagaccaacacaaatatAGTGCaagtaaacaagaaaaaaacaaaagagaaaaaaaaaagatatgtaaCTTCCTGGAAGTGCCAGGCCTCCGATGACAGAAACCGCTTATTGAAGTGgcacaaataatttttgtattaTCTTGTGTGACCCCTGACacttctgtaaatatttttttggggaaaaaaacatgattaaaatgacattaatggaaattttcttaaaaatcccAAAGCTTCAGTTAAGAGTTGATATTTACAATTTGAGAAAAGACAATATGAGGATaggctgaattttttttttgatggtgAGGAAATATGCACTGGCTGTAAATTCTGATTGTTTGTCCTTGTGTGTTGGACTGTTCATATGTGGAATTGATGTTTGATTCATGTTTAGAAGATTAAACAGTTTTAGTCGTTTGAGATcccaggtttgtttgttttgattctggTTTTTCCTGAAAGGAGGAAGGCTTGCTGTCAGTAGGACTTTTTGCTGTAACACACACGTTTGAGTCGCATCCTGACTGGACGATGTTTTAGATGTATTGTGAAGGTCTTGTGTGAATGAATGATACATTCTATTTGTACTCAAAAGGATGGAAATctagaaattttactttagattctgtattttattatatGCATGTAATGGTTAATGATTAGGTAAAAATAGAGCAGAGTGTCTGAAGGACATCAACAAATAGGTGCAAGTTGGGAGTCTTGCACCAGCTGTTGGAATGTACAGCTCATCTTGAGTGTGTGAGGAGAGAGGGGTGTTTTCAAGATCAACACACACTGGTATTGGTGCCAACAAGCAGACAGAGCTCTCATTGTTATACCAGGCCTTAATAAAAACTCTCAAAGATAAAGTGTTTGAAtcttattaattatttaacagaaaattctgaaaaaaacaataaaataaagtgacgTTTATGATTATAATGTGACAGAATCTGAGTACGAATTATTTTGCAATGCGCTGTACGTCTCACCTCACATCAGCCGTTTGCAGAAGCGACATTACCTGGAGGGATGCTTTTTCTGCCTTTCCCTTTGCCTGCATGAGGAACaatctcctcctctttctgagGCATCTGGGAAACTTTTTGCAAGAAAATCTTCTCCAAGGCAAGAGCCATCAGCACAATGTCATCGGTAGGCTGCACGGGAGGATTGAGAAAAATCAGTTAGGACTTAAATATCCAGGACTTTACCTTCTTTAAACCAAGAAGCTCCTAACCTTGTTATATATGTAACAGTTGGTAAACATGGTGTTGAAGTCTTGCAGGCATTCGCTTGAACTCCAGTAGTAGTTGTTCTCCAGGCGTTTCTTGATGGTGCCCAAGTCCATGGGAGATGTTATGATCTTATGATAGTCCTGTTGAAATAGAGGCGAGTTTGGATGTAAGAGACAGTCTGTCCGGGTATGACTGACAATGCAGGGCAGTTCTTATCTGGCAACAAtgtgagctaaaaaaaaaacaaaaaacaaacagattacTCACTGGTAGCCCGAGACTGACTGCATCAACAGGCTGGTAAAACGGCCAAGCAAACTGGTGCCGCCACAGAGCTTTCACCACCACTTTCTCCATGTACTGCAGCTGGTTGGTCCGTCGGCCAGGCTTGTTGGGATCGGTCACCTCTGGAGGAGGGGGATTCACGGGCATTTTGGGATCTGGCTCAGCGTCGGAGGACATGATGCAGGTGAAACGGGGTTCGCCGTTATCTCGTTTTAGCCAGGTAGTGTGTGCCTTTCAGCTCAGTGGAGACTCCGAGGGAACGCCGGCCTGCttcatgcatatttttcatGCCACACAACCTGTTTATCAAACAGCAAACAGTTAGAACTGTGCACTTCTAACAACGCTGTGGTTTATTAAGACATCACAGTTGTCTGCCAGGGAATTGTAGAGGTTTTGTTAAGCTTGCCTCTACTCTTTTTGTTCATCTTATGTATGTTTGTTCAACAACTTTATGGCGTAATAACctaaattaactgaaataaatacttgGAAGTATTTCAGTCTGTCTAACAAATTTGCATATTCTAAGACTAGCTTTCATTTAATGGAATTAGTTCAGTAAATTA
Proteins encoded:
- the LOC114149500 gene encoding bromodomain-containing protein 3-like, with the translated sequence MSSDAEPDPKMPVNPPPPEVTDPNKPGRRTNQLQYMEKVVVKALWRHQFAWPFYQPVDAVSLGLPDYHKIITSPMDLGTIKKRLENNYYWSSSECLQDFNTMFTNCYIYNKPTDDIVLMALALEKIFLQKVSQMPQKEEEIVPHAGKGKGRKSIPPEKRMRPEGTGRATTPTKSDFEARDIPNPNTEHGGLREQLKYCSNILKEMLSKKHSAYAWPFYRPVDAKALGIHDYHDIIKYPMDLSTVKKKMDGGEYQDAQQFAADIRLIFSNCYKYNPSHHTVVGMARKLQGVFEQRFAKMPDEQVGVTAPSCTISSPASLVRSESTVEDSTRFAEARKQLKTIDGQHAAVFQTPNLRKENDQKEHGGDVPKSASNPIVRNPLKENKDWDLREKALPATHEERRDSDNKALPMTYEEKHQLSLDINRLPGMKLARVVEILQASEPTMCTNNLDEIEIDFELLKPSTLRKLEQYVRTCLFKKFKKYQKKTSKSASQSVSTSSSLSDCASTNSSSEDTDS